The Geoalkalibacter sp. genome includes the window GCGGTGATCGGCGTCGGCCCCGTGGATGCCACCTTCAAGGCGATCAAGAAACTGACCGGCAGCAAGGCCCGGCTGCTGGCCTTTAACGTCGGCGGCATCACCGGCGGCACCGACGCCCAGGGCGAATGCACCGTGCGTCTGGAAGCCGATGGCCGCGAGACCATCGGCCAGGGCGCCCACCCCGACATCATCGTCGCCAGCGCCCGGGCCTACATCAACGCGCTGAACCGCCTGGCATCGACCCTGGAGCGCAAAAGCGCTCAACTCTGATCGGATTTCCTTGCGCAAGGAATTCACGGGCGGCTTTACGGCCGCCCTGCTTTTGTCTCCGCCCTGGCGCGGAGCACGTCTGTGTTGCCGGGGGCTTTGCGTTTGCGCTAGACTGCCCGTATTCTTGCATCACTCGTTTAAAGGAGCTGTTATGGGAAAAACCATCGCCGAGAAGATTTTCGACGCGCACCTGCGCGACGAACCGTTTTCCGGGACCTACGTCCTCGATCTCGATCGCGTGCTCTGCCACGAGATCACCACGCCGGTGGCCATCGCCGATCTGCAATGGCGCGGCAAGGATCGGGTGTTCGACAACACCAAGATCAAGGCCGTCATCGACCATGTGACGCCCGCCAAGGACAGCAAGACCGCCCTGCAGGGCAAGATGCTGCGCGACTGGGCGCATCGTCATGCCATTAAAGATTTCTTCGACGTCGGCCATAACGGCGTCTGCCATGCCCTGTTTCCGGAAAAAGGCTATATCCGCCCGGGTTTCACCGTCATCATGGGCGACAGCCACACCTGCACCCACGGCGCCTTTGGCGCTTTCGCCGCCGGTGTCGGCACCACCGATCTCGAAGTCGGCATCCTTAAAGGGGTGTGCGCCTTTCGCAAGCCCGACACCATCCGCATCAACCTCACCGGCACCCTGGCGCCGGGCGTTTACGCCAAGGACGTGATCCTCTATGTTATCGGCCAGATCGGCGTCAACGGCGCCACCGACCGGGTCATCGAATTCCGCGGCAACATCGTCGACGAGATGTCCATGGAGGCGCGCATGACGCTCAGCAACATGGCCATCGAGGCCGGGGGCACCAGCGGCATCTGCCTGCCCGACATGACCACCGTGGAGTATCTCTGGCCCTTCATCCAGAACGATTACCCGAGCAAGGAAGCGGCCTGCGAGGACTTTCGCCGCTGGCATTCCGACGCGGACGCGGTGTACGAAAAAGTTCTCGATTTCGACGTATCCTCCCTCGAACCCATGGTCACCTACGGTTACAAGCCCGATTGCGTCAAGCCCGTGGGCGAAATGGCCGGCGCCCGCGTCGATCAGGTCTACATCGGCACCTGCACCAACGGGCGCATCGAGGATTTGCGCGTGGCGGCCGCGGTGCTCAAGGGCAAAAAGATCGCCGAGCACGTGCGCGGCATCGTTTCGCCCGCAACGCCGAAAATCTTCAAGGATGCCCTCAAGGAGGGGATCATCGATATCTTCATGGATGCCGGATTCTGCGTCACCAATCCCACCTGCGGCGCTTGCCTGGGGATGAGTAACGGCGTGCTGGCCGAGGGCGAGGTCTGCGCCTCGACCAGCAACCGCAACTTCAACGGGCGCATGGGCAAGGGCGGCATGGTGCATCTGATGAGTCCGGCCACCGCAGCGGCAACGGCCATCGCCGGGGTGATCGCCGACGCCCGGAAACTCTAGGTCGTTGGCCAGTCTGAGGTAGGGGCGCAGGTTACGCGCCCCGACATGAATTCAATCTCGTGGAGTAGATACGATGAAAAAAACATTCGGCGGCCCGGCGATTTTCCTCGACCGTTCCGACATCAATACCGATGAAATCATTCCCGCGAAATACCTGACGGAAGTGACCAAGGATGCCCTCAAGCCCTATATCCTCGAGGATCTCAAGCTCGAAGGCTTCGATCCCAAGGGCCAGGCGCTGAAAAACGCGCGGGTGCTGGTCACCCGCGAGAACTTCGGCTGCGGCTCGTCGCGCGAGCATGCGCCCTGGGTGTTCGAGGTCAACGGCATTCACACCATCATCGCGCAGAGCTACGCGCGTATTTTTCGGCAGAACACCTTCAACGGCGGCATGCTCGCCATTGAACTGCCCAAGGCCGATATCGACCGCCTCTTCGCCCTGTCCCTGGAGGGCGCGGTGGAAATCGCCGTGGATCTTGAGAGTCAGACCCTCAAGGCGCGCGCCGGCGGGCGCGAGGAAACCTTGCGGTTCGAGATCAGTCCCTTCGACAAGGCCCTGGTGCAGGCGGGCGGCTGGGTCGAGTTCGCCGACGCACGCTATTGAGGGATCATCCCGCGGCAAATCTCATGTGATCAAAATTCTACAAGGAGAGTCTTTTCATGGCCAAATCGTTTAAAATTGCGGTGCTGCCTGGTGACGGCATCGGTCCCGAAGTCATGGCCGAAGCCCTGCGGGTGCTCGATGCCGTGGAAAAGAAATACGCCGTGCGTTTCGAGCGCACCTTCGCCAACGTCGGCGGTGCCGGCATCGATCGGGAGGGCAAGGCCCTGCCGCAGACCACGGTAGAGATCTGCAAGGCCGCCGATGCCATCCTCTTTGGCTCCGTGGGCGGTCCCAAATGGGAGAGCCTGCCGCCCGACGAACAACCCGAGCGCGGTGCCCTGCTGCCCCTGCGCAAGATCTTCGGCCTCTACGCCAACCTGCGCCCGGCCATCATCTTCCCGGCGCTGACCGGCGCTTCCAGCCTCAAGGAAGAGGTGATCGCCGGCGGCTTCAACGTGCTGGTGG containing:
- the leuD gene encoding 3-isopropylmalate dehydratase small subunit, producing MKKTFGGPAIFLDRSDINTDEIIPAKYLTEVTKDALKPYILEDLKLEGFDPKGQALKNARVLVTRENFGCGSSREHAPWVFEVNGIHTIIAQSYARIFRQNTFNGGMLAIELPKADIDRLFALSLEGAVEIAVDLESQTLKARAGGREETLRFEISPFDKALVQAGGWVEFADARY
- a CDS encoding 3-isopropylmalate dehydratase large subunit encodes the protein MGKTIAEKIFDAHLRDEPFSGTYVLDLDRVLCHEITTPVAIADLQWRGKDRVFDNTKIKAVIDHVTPAKDSKTALQGKMLRDWAHRHAIKDFFDVGHNGVCHALFPEKGYIRPGFTVIMGDSHTCTHGAFGAFAAGVGTTDLEVGILKGVCAFRKPDTIRINLTGTLAPGVYAKDVILYVIGQIGVNGATDRVIEFRGNIVDEMSMEARMTLSNMAIEAGGTSGICLPDMTTVEYLWPFIQNDYPSKEAACEDFRRWHSDADAVYEKVLDFDVSSLEPMVTYGYKPDCVKPVGEMAGARVDQVYIGTCTNGRIEDLRVAAAVLKGKKIAEHVRGIVSPATPKIFKDALKEGIIDIFMDAGFCVTNPTCGACLGMSNGVLAEGEVCASTSNRNFNGRMGKGGMVHLMSPATAAATAIAGVIADARKL